Proteins encoded within one genomic window of Acidimicrobiales bacterium:
- a CDS encoding TIGR03621 family F420-dependent LLM class oxidoreductase, translating to MTTPFRFGVQAGGPADARGWAELARKAEDLGVSTLTVADHLDDQLAPVAAIMAAATATTTLRVGALVFCNDYRHPVVLAKEAATIDVLSEGRLEMGLGAGWMTTDYEQSGIRLDPPGARIDRLEEAVAVVKGLFGDGQVTHTGSHYRIDGLEGTPKPIQRPHPPLLIGGGGRRVLSLAAREADIVGINVNLAGGTIDAGVGPNATVDATDEKIGWIRDAAGNRFDDLELQVRVHVAAVTEDRHGLAAAMGPALGLSPDAALASPHALAGTEDEIVETLLERRERWGISYIGISAAELDDMAPVIARLTGT from the coding sequence ATGACGACACCGTTTCGGTTCGGAGTGCAAGCCGGCGGACCCGCCGACGCGCGGGGGTGGGCCGAGCTGGCCCGCAAGGCCGAGGACCTCGGGGTGTCGACCCTCACCGTGGCCGACCACCTCGACGACCAGCTCGCGCCCGTCGCCGCGATCATGGCCGCGGCGACCGCCACCACGACGCTGAGGGTGGGGGCGTTGGTGTTCTGCAACGACTACCGGCATCCGGTGGTGCTCGCCAAGGAGGCGGCCACGATCGACGTGCTGTCCGAGGGTCGCCTGGAGATGGGGCTCGGTGCCGGATGGATGACCACCGACTACGAGCAGTCCGGCATCCGCCTCGATCCACCCGGGGCCCGCATCGACCGCTTGGAGGAGGCGGTCGCCGTCGTCAAGGGCCTGTTCGGCGACGGTCAGGTGACCCACACCGGCTCCCACTACCGGATCGACGGCCTCGAGGGGACCCCCAAGCCGATCCAGCGGCCCCACCCGCCCCTGCTGATCGGTGGCGGCGGCAGGCGGGTGCTCTCGCTCGCCGCCCGCGAGGCCGACATCGTCGGCATCAACGTCAACCTGGCCGGAGGGACCATCGACGCCGGCGTCGGCCCGAACGCGACCGTCGACGCGACCGACGAGAAGATCGGCTGGATCCGCGACGCCGCCGGGAACCGGTTCGACGACCTCGAGCTCCAGGTGAGGGTGCACGTCGCCGCGGTCACCGAGGACCGTCACGGCTTGGCCGCGGCGATGGGTCCCGCCCTCGGCCTCAGCCCCGACGCCGCCCTCGCCAGTCCTCACGCCCTCGCCGGGACCGAGGACGAGATCGTCGAGACGCTGCTCGAACGCCGCGAGCGCTGGGGGATCTCCTACATCGGCATCAGCGCCGCCGAGCTCGACGATATGGCGCCGGTGATCGCCCGCCTCACCGGGACCTGA
- a CDS encoding 3'-5' exonuclease — protein MSDPFAAGAPPSQSDELLAGLNPAQLDAVTHRDGPLLVVAGAGSGKTRVLTARIAHLIADDQVSPFEILAITFTNKAAAEMKQRVAKLVGPVAQKMWVSTFHSACVRILRRDADRLGFPSSFTIYDQADSVRLVTYVLRDLNIDTKRFPPRQVQATISASKNDGLDAGDYAERAQGPFEKRIADVFAEYQLRMRRAGAMDFDDLLLNAVRLFREHPDVLGHYQRRFKHILVDEYQDTNKVQNDLVLALASDHRNVCVVGDSDQCLLPGTLIATPAGDRPIEELETGDSVLGADGRGVLRPSVVSAAPLRHYQGRVYEVTAGGQTIVGTPHHLVPLDSSLGPGRFVVYLMYRADRGFRIGQAMSERPARAGRSDPGVRVRVNQEHADKLWILRVCDSRGEAGYWESWFAAEYGLPTVCFHGGGRSLAMDDEQIDRLYLELDTTSRAKALIDDLDLHLEFPHAMPDSRRVASLTMFSDAESGGHVVETGDRATVVGDYREAVGLAHELAAVGDMEIRRRVALGGTVYDIAPIANLRPGMRVLIPDADGSMCDHAVESVECFDYDGPVHDLEVEPTHTYVADGVLVHNSIYAFRGADIRNILEFEDAFPDTTVVLLEQNYRSTQTILDAANAVIANNFGRKPKELWSDQHGGPKIRRYHADDEADEGQWVTHEMSRLHDEGEIRWGDVAVFYRTNAQSRVLEEHLMRSGIPYKVIGGTRFYDRREVKDALAYLRAVVNPQDEVNIKRILNVPKRGIGDSSVAKLDLYAQARDMTFVDALRRADDAGVSGRATKGIESFLEMLDELDQARHEGPEMVLSAILDRTGYVAELQAEHSIEADGRLENLAELVGNAQEFDTVEDFLEQVSLVADTDELDDADDASSVVLMTLHAAKGLEFPVVFLIGLEDGVFPHLRSIGEPEQMEEERRLAYVGITRAQQRLYLTHAWCRTLFGSTQYNPPSRFLDEIPDELVEADERPTRRRGRGDGSSGWFGSGGGSRGQGRIAANRERVVDQAMAPAGPNLRGADRLGLKVGDDVRHNSWGEGVILDIEGQGDKAEATVRFPSVGEKRLLLAWAPLEKA, from the coding sequence ATGTCCGATCCCTTCGCCGCCGGCGCGCCGCCGTCCCAGTCCGATGAGCTGCTCGCGGGGCTGAACCCCGCCCAGCTCGACGCCGTCACCCACCGCGACGGACCGCTGCTGGTGGTGGCCGGTGCCGGATCGGGCAAGACCCGGGTGCTCACCGCCCGCATCGCCCATCTCATCGCCGACGACCAGGTCTCACCCTTCGAGATCCTCGCCATCACCTTCACCAACAAGGCCGCAGCCGAGATGAAGCAGCGGGTGGCCAAGCTGGTTGGACCGGTCGCGCAGAAGATGTGGGTGTCCACCTTCCACTCCGCGTGCGTGCGCATCCTGCGCCGTGACGCCGACCGGTTGGGCTTCCCCTCGTCGTTCACCATCTACGACCAGGCCGACTCGGTGCGCCTGGTCACCTATGTGCTCCGCGACCTCAACATCGACACCAAGCGCTTCCCGCCTCGCCAGGTGCAGGCCACGATCTCGGCCAGCAAGAACGACGGCCTCGACGCCGGCGACTACGCCGAACGGGCCCAAGGGCCGTTCGAGAAGCGCATCGCCGACGTGTTCGCCGAGTACCAGCTCCGCATGCGGCGGGCCGGCGCCATGGACTTCGACGACCTGTTGCTCAACGCCGTGAGGCTGTTCCGCGAGCACCCCGACGTGCTCGGGCACTACCAGCGCCGCTTCAAGCACATCCTCGTCGACGAGTACCAGGACACCAACAAGGTCCAGAACGACCTGGTGCTCGCCCTCGCCTCCGACCATCGCAACGTCTGCGTGGTGGGCGACAGCGACCAGTGCTTACTCCCGGGAACGCTCATCGCCACCCCAGCGGGTGATCGTCCCATCGAGGAGCTCGAAACCGGTGACTCCGTTCTCGGAGCCGACGGTAGGGGAGTCCTGCGGCCGAGTGTCGTCTCGGCTGCACCCCTTCGCCACTACCAGGGCAGGGTCTATGAGGTGACCGCTGGTGGTCAGACGATCGTCGGGACCCCGCATCATCTCGTCCCGCTCGACTCATCGCTGGGTCCAGGTCGCTTCGTCGTGTACCTCATGTATCGGGCCGACCGTGGATTCCGGATCGGCCAGGCGATGAGCGAACGACCTGCTCGCGCCGGACGGTCAGACCCAGGGGTACGGGTCCGTGTGAACCAGGAGCACGCCGACAAGCTCTGGATCCTCCGGGTCTGTGATTCCCGCGGCGAGGCCGGCTACTGGGAGTCATGGTTTGCAGCCGAGTACGGACTGCCGACCGTGTGCTTCCACGGTGGCGGCCGATCACTGGCGATGGACGACGAACAGATCGACCGCCTCTACCTCGAGCTCGACACGACGTCACGGGCCAAGGCGCTCATCGACGATCTCGACCTGCATCTCGAGTTCCCTCACGCGATGCCAGACAGCCGCCGTGTGGCCAGCCTGACCATGTTCTCGGACGCCGAGTCAGGTGGGCATGTCGTCGAGACCGGGGACCGGGCAACGGTGGTGGGCGACTACCGCGAGGCGGTGGGACTGGCTCATGAGCTCGCCGCCGTCGGCGACATGGAGATCCGGCGCCGTGTTGCGCTCGGCGGCACCGTCTATGACATCGCGCCGATCGCCAACCTCCGACCCGGTATGCGGGTGCTCATACCCGACGCTGACGGATCCATGTGCGACCACGCGGTCGAGTCGGTCGAATGCTTCGACTATGACGGCCCCGTCCACGATCTCGAGGTCGAGCCCACCCACACCTATGTGGCCGACGGAGTGCTGGTTCACAACAGCATCTATGCCTTTCGGGGGGCCGACATCCGCAACATCCTCGAGTTCGAGGACGCGTTCCCCGACACCACCGTGGTCCTGCTCGAGCAGAACTACCGGTCGACCCAGACGATCCTCGACGCCGCCAACGCGGTCATCGCCAACAACTTCGGCCGCAAGCCCAAGGAGCTGTGGAGCGACCAGCACGGTGGCCCGAAGATCCGCCGGTACCACGCCGACGACGAAGCCGACGAGGGCCAGTGGGTCACCCACGAGATGTCCCGCCTGCACGACGAGGGCGAGATCCGGTGGGGCGACGTCGCGGTCTTCTACCGCACCAACGCCCAGAGCCGGGTGCTCGAGGAGCACCTCATGCGCTCGGGCATCCCCTACAAGGTCATCGGCGGTACCCGCTTCTACGACCGGCGCGAGGTGAAGGACGCCCTCGCCTACCTGCGGGCGGTGGTGAACCCCCAAGACGAGGTCAACATCAAGCGGATCCTCAACGTGCCCAAGCGGGGCATCGGCGACAGCTCGGTCGCCAAGCTCGACCTCTACGCCCAGGCCCGCGACATGACCTTCGTCGACGCGCTGCGCCGGGCCGACGACGCCGGGGTGAGCGGACGCGCCACCAAGGGCATCGAGTCGTTCCTCGAGATGCTCGACGAGCTCGACCAAGCCCGCCACGAAGGCCCCGAGATGGTGCTGTCGGCCATCCTCGACCGCACCGGCTACGTCGCCGAGCTGCAGGCCGAGCACTCGATCGAGGCCGACGGCCGACTGGAGAACCTGGCCGAGCTGGTCGGCAACGCCCAGGAGTTCGACACCGTCGAGGACTTCCTCGAACAGGTGAGCCTGGTGGCCGACACCGACGAGCTCGACGATGCCGACGACGCGTCGTCGGTGGTGCTGATGACGCTGCACGCCGCCAAGGGTCTGGAGTTTCCCGTGGTGTTCCTGATCGGACTGGAAGACGGCGTGTTCCCCCACCTGCGCTCCATCGGCGAGCCCGAACAGATGGAGGAGGAGCGGCGCCTCGCTTACGTGGGCATCACCCGGGCCCAGCAGCGGCTCTACCTCACCCACGCCTGGTGCCGCACCCTGTTCGGGTCCACCCAGTACAACCCACCCAGCAGGTTCCTCGATGAGATCCCCGACGAGTTGGTCGAGGCCGACGAGCGCCCGACTCGTCGACGAGGGCGGGGAGACGGGTCGTCGGGCTGGTTCGGGTCCGGTGGTGGATCCCGGGGTCAGGGTCGGATCGCGGCCAACCGCGAGCGGGTGGTCGACCAGGCCATGGCCCCGGCCGGGCCGAACCTGCGGGGCGCCGACCGGCTCGGGCTGAAGGTGGGCGACGACGTGCGCCACAACTCCTGGGGCGAGGGCGTCATCCTCGACATCGAGGGCCAAGGAGACAAAGCCGAAGCCACGGTGCGGTTCCCGTCGGTGGGCGAGAAGCGCCTGCTGCTGGCCTGGGCCCCGCTCGAGAAGGCCTGA
- a CDS encoding Nramp family divalent metal transporter has translation MARAELADLDREPAPARPRPPRAPSGRKLVPWIGPGLVWMVSAVGTGSVLFTPRVASEYRYTLLWVLLGVCALMWVMIREAARYSIVTGDSLLEGFDHLPGPRHWAVWVILVPQVVAAVAGIAGLASVAGSAFGTALGGDHRHWGAGLITVAAVLVITDGYRIVERGARVLAGVLVAITVVAAVGVAPSPGDLATGLVPSLPSDPDLYVIVPWIGTILAGSMGIVWFSYWTAARGYGGRSALSEQGEDEDPTEAFDDEERRRRLADWIRTMSWAAGLGVIAGTVVLVSYMVLGAELLAPEGILPEGEDVAGDLSRLLSDVWGRTGFWLMILSITVAIGGSVFANQDGWGRSFADMTLIVRGGRSVWGLGRRRLTMLYVATVTGLVPLGVVLTVSDPVAIMSVSGLVAALHTPFIVGLILLVNRRQLPAGLRPGVAIGSLMVLSAVLYAGVGVLQLAS, from the coding sequence ATGGCCCGGGCCGAACTCGCAGACCTCGACCGCGAACCAGCGCCAGCCCGCCCCCGTCCGCCCAGGGCACCGTCGGGCCGCAAGCTCGTTCCGTGGATCGGTCCCGGCTTGGTCTGGATGGTGTCGGCGGTGGGCACCGGATCGGTGCTGTTCACCCCGCGGGTCGCTTCCGAGTATCGCTACACGCTGCTCTGGGTGCTGCTCGGCGTGTGCGCCCTCATGTGGGTCATGATCCGCGAGGCCGCCCGCTACTCGATCGTCACCGGCGACAGCCTCCTCGAGGGTTTCGACCACCTTCCTGGTCCCCGCCACTGGGCAGTGTGGGTGATCCTCGTCCCCCAGGTGGTGGCCGCGGTGGCCGGGATCGCCGGCCTGGCCTCGGTGGCGGGCAGCGCCTTCGGCACCGCACTCGGCGGCGACCACCGCCACTGGGGAGCGGGGCTCATCACCGTCGCCGCCGTGCTGGTGATCACCGACGGCTACCGGATCGTCGAGCGGGGCGCGCGGGTGCTGGCCGGGGTGCTGGTGGCCATCACCGTGGTGGCGGCGGTGGGCGTGGCCCCATCGCCGGGCGATCTGGCCACCGGCCTCGTCCCCTCCCTCCCCAGCGATCCCGACCTGTACGTGATCGTGCCCTGGATCGGCACGATCCTGGCCGGGTCGATGGGCATCGTGTGGTTCTCGTACTGGACCGCGGCGCGGGGCTACGGCGGCCGGAGCGCGCTCAGCGAGCAGGGCGAGGACGAGGACCCCACCGAGGCCTTCGACGACGAGGAACGCCGCCGCCGCCTCGCCGACTGGATCCGCACCATGTCGTGGGCGGCGGGGCTCGGTGTGATCGCCGGTACCGTCGTCCTGGTCTCCTACATGGTACTCGGAGCCGAGCTGCTGGCCCCCGAGGGGATCCTCCCCGAGGGCGAGGACGTGGCCGGCGACCTGTCTCGTCTGCTGAGCGACGTGTGGGGCCGGACCGGCTTCTGGCTGATGATCCTGTCGATCACCGTGGCGATCGGCGGCAGCGTGTTCGCCAACCAGGACGGCTGGGGCCGCTCGTTCGCCGACATGACCCTGATCGTGCGCGGCGGGCGCAGCGTCTGGGGCCTGGGGCGGCGCCGGCTCACCATGCTCTATGTCGCCACCGTGACCGGGCTGGTACCGCTCGGGGTGGTGCTGACCGTCTCGGACCCGGTGGCGATCATGTCGGTGTCCGGGTTGGTGGCGGCCCTGCACACCCCGTTCATCGTCGGGCTCATCCTGCTGGTCAACCGCCGCCAACTACCTGCCGGCCTCCGCCCGGGGGTGGCCATCGGGAGCCTGATGGTGCTGAGCGCCGTGCTCTATGCCGGGGTCGGCGTCCTGCAGCTCGCCTCCTGA
- the guaA gene encoding glutamine-hydrolyzing GMP synthase, with product MTDHFDTVLVVDFGAQYAQLIARRVRDAHVYSEIVPHTTTAAEIARHQPAAIILSGGPKSVHVAGAPSIDPDVYDLGIPLFGICYGAQLIARDLGGEVSKTGRGEYGRTDLAVGSESVLFGHDQPDSQVVWMSHFDSISRAPDGFVATASTPETPAAVFESAERRIFGVQYHPEVAHTPYGQDLLKRFLHELADCPPTWTMTSIIETQIEEIRKQVGSERVICGLSGGVDSAVAAALVHKAIGPQLTCVYVDTGLMRQGESDQVVDTFQRHQGIELVHVRAADRFFERLVGITDPEEKRKAIGERFIREFEHAAGGLTDAKFLVQGTLYPDVIESGTPDAAKIKSHHNVGGLPDDMDFELIEPLRSLFKDEVRRVGEELGLPEEIVWRQPFPGPGLGVRIIGEVTKERADLLRKADAIVREEIHKAGLDREIWQVFAVLLADVRSVGVMGDERTYGHPVVIRAVTSDDAMTADWARLPYELLEKLSSRIINEVDGINRVAYDITSKPPGTIEWE from the coding sequence GTGACCGACCACTTCGACACCGTCCTCGTCGTCGACTTCGGCGCGCAGTACGCGCAACTCATCGCCCGCCGGGTGCGCGACGCCCACGTCTACAGCGAGATCGTCCCCCACACCACCACCGCGGCCGAGATCGCCCGACACCAGCCCGCGGCGATCATCCTCAGCGGGGGTCCCAAGTCCGTCCACGTCGCGGGCGCGCCGTCGATCGACCCCGACGTCTACGACCTCGGAATCCCGCTGTTCGGCATCTGCTACGGGGCGCAGCTCATCGCCCGCGACCTCGGTGGCGAGGTGTCCAAGACCGGCAGGGGCGAGTACGGCCGCACCGATCTGGCGGTCGGAAGCGAGTCGGTGCTGTTCGGCCACGACCAGCCCGACTCCCAGGTCGTGTGGATGAGCCACTTCGACTCCATCAGCCGGGCACCCGACGGCTTCGTGGCCACCGCGTCCACCCCCGAGACCCCGGCGGCGGTGTTCGAGTCCGCCGAGCGGCGCATCTTCGGCGTGCAGTACCACCCCGAGGTCGCCCACACGCCCTACGGTCAAGATCTGTTGAAGCGGTTCCTCCACGAGCTGGCCGATTGCCCACCCACGTGGACCATGACCTCCATCATCGAGACCCAGATCGAGGAGATCCGCAAGCAGGTGGGGTCCGAGCGCGTGATCTGCGGGTTGTCCGGCGGGGTCGACTCAGCGGTCGCCGCCGCCCTGGTGCACAAGGCGATCGGACCCCAGCTCACCTGCGTCTACGTCGACACCGGCCTCATGCGCCAGGGTGAGTCCGATCAGGTGGTCGACACCTTCCAGCGCCACCAGGGCATCGAGCTGGTCCACGTGCGGGCCGCCGACCGGTTCTTCGAGCGTCTTGTCGGCATCACCGATCCCGAGGAGAAGCGCAAAGCCATCGGCGAGCGGTTCATCCGCGAGTTCGAGCATGCTGCTGGGGGGCTCACCGACGCCAAGTTCCTGGTGCAGGGCACCCTCTACCCCGACGTCATCGAGTCCGGCACCCCCGACGCCGCCAAGATCAAGTCGCACCACAACGTCGGTGGTCTTCCCGACGACATGGACTTCGAGCTGATCGAACCGCTGCGGTCGCTGTTCAAGGACGAGGTCCGGCGCGTGGGCGAGGAGCTCGGGCTCCCCGAGGAGATCGTGTGGCGTCAGCCGTTTCCCGGGCCGGGGCTGGGGGTTCGCATCATCGGCGAGGTCACAAAGGAGCGGGCCGATCTGTTGCGCAAGGCCGACGCCATCGTCCGCGAGGAGATCCACAAGGCCGGTCTCGACCGCGAGATCTGGCAGGTGTTCGCCGTGCTGCTGGCCGACGTGCGTTCGGTGGGGGTCATGGGCGACGAGCGCACCTACGGGCATCCGGTCGTCATCAGGGCCGTCACCAGCGACGATGCCATGACCGCCGACTGGGCCCGGCTGCCCTACGAGCTGTTGGAGAAGCTGTCGAGCCGCATCATCAACGAGGTCGACGGCATCAACCGGGTCGCCTACGACATCACCTCCAAGCCCCCCGGCACCATCGAGTGGGAGTAG
- the guaB gene encoding IMP dehydrogenase, translating to MTNGPASFDHKFGREGLTYDDVLLLPAASEVMPSHADTSTRFSRNIALAMPLVSAAMDTVTEARLAIAMARHGGIGVIHRNLSIEDQASEVDRVKRSESGMIADPVTVGPDATVGDASALMARFHISGVPVTDPDRRLLGIVTNRDLRFNDRDDIPVTDLMTSEGLVTAPVGTTLEDAMSILAKHRIEKLPIVDEHGRLSGLITVKDIQKRIAFPYATKDEHGRLRVAAAVGTGPDAFDRIEALVHRGVDVVVIDTAHGHANSVVEIVAKVKANWDVDVVAGNVATGAAAEALIGAGADAIKVGIGPGSICTTRVVAGIGVPQITAVFDCSQVAARHGVPVVADGGVQFSGDIAKALAAGADTVMLGNALAGVEEAPGEIVVQSGERFKEYRGMGSLGAMQGRSFSKDRYFQGSVDSGKLVPEGIEGRVPYKGPLAPVLHQFVGGLRQAMGYCGANSVAHLQSDAQFIRISPASLRESHPHDVVISKEAPNYRI from the coding sequence ATGACCAACGGGCCAGCCAGCTTCGACCACAAGTTCGGCCGCGAGGGCCTCACCTACGACGACGTCCTGCTGCTGCCCGCCGCGTCCGAGGTCATGCCCTCCCACGCCGACACCTCCACCCGGTTCTCCCGCAACATCGCCCTGGCCATGCCTCTGGTCTCCGCCGCCATGGACACCGTCACCGAGGCCCGGCTGGCCATCGCCATGGCGCGCCACGGTGGCATCGGGGTCATCCACCGCAACCTCTCCATCGAGGACCAGGCGAGCGAGGTCGACCGGGTCAAGCGATCCGAATCCGGCATGATCGCCGATCCGGTCACCGTCGGTCCCGACGCCACCGTCGGCGACGCGTCGGCCCTCATGGCCCGATTCCACATCTCGGGTGTGCCCGTCACCGATCCCGATCGTCGGCTGCTCGGGATCGTCACCAACCGCGACCTGCGGTTCAACGACCGCGACGACATCCCCGTCACCGATCTCATGACCAGCGAGGGTCTGGTCACCGCGCCGGTCGGCACCACCCTCGAAGACGCCATGAGCATCCTGGCCAAGCACCGCATCGAGAAGCTCCCCATCGTCGACGAGCACGGCAGGCTCTCCGGGCTGATCACCGTCAAGGACATCCAGAAGCGCATCGCGTTCCCCTATGCCACCAAGGACGAGCACGGCCGGCTCCGGGTGGCGGCCGCAGTCGGCACCGGGCCCGACGCCTTCGACCGCATCGAGGCGCTGGTGCACCGCGGGGTCGACGTCGTGGTGATCGACACCGCCCACGGTCACGCCAACTCGGTCGTCGAGATCGTCGCCAAGGTCAAGGCCAACTGGGACGTCGACGTCGTCGCCGGAAACGTGGCCACGGGCGCGGCGGCCGAGGCGCTCATCGGTGCGGGCGCCGACGCCATCAAGGTGGGCATCGGCCCCGGCTCCATCTGCACCACCCGGGTCGTCGCCGGTATCGGGGTGCCCCAGATCACCGCCGTGTTCGACTGCTCGCAGGTCGCGGCCCGCCACGGGGTGCCGGTGGTGGCCGACGGCGGGGTCCAGTTCTCGGGCGACATCGCCAAGGCGCTGGCGGCCGGTGCCGACACGGTCATGTTGGGCAACGCCCTGGCCGGGGTCGAAGAAGCTCCCGGCGAGATCGTCGTGCAGTCCGGCGAGCGCTTCAAGGAGTACCGGGGCATGGGCTCGCTCGGCGCCATGCAGGGCCGGTCGTTCTCCAAGGACCGCTACTTCCAGGGCTCGGTCGACAGCGGCAAGCTGGTCCCCGAGGGCATCGAGGGCCGCGTGCCCTACAAAGGTCCCCTCGCCCCGGTGCTGCACCAGTTCGTCGGCGGGCTGCGTCAGGCCATGGGCTACTGCGGGGCCAACTCGGTCGCCCATCTGCAGTCCGACGCACAGTTCATCCGGATCTCCCCAGCCAGCCTCCGAGAGAGCCACCCCCACGACGTGGTCATCTCCAAGGAAGCCCCCAACTACCGGATCTGA